The Mycolicibacterium smegmatis genome has a window encoding:
- a CDS encoding SDR family NAD(P)-dependent oxidoreductase codes for MSKTLLGKVALATGGSRGLGAATAEALADRGADVAISYVASDAKAQAVVERLKAKGVRGLAVKSDQADVTAAKPLVDAVIDHFGRLDILVNNAAIAVQGKTVDDPTLDAEEFDRQWHVNVLGTVAVTRAAAQKLSDGGRIVFIGTGFGTRVAFPGVADYAGTKAAILGYAKGVGRDLGPRNITVNVVQPGIMPTDMASEAAANLPDAVMDLHAIRRIATVEEVAASVCFLAGPDAGYITGTVLEVSGGYQI; via the coding sequence ATGTCGAAAACGTTGTTGGGCAAGGTCGCCCTGGCCACCGGAGGATCTCGAGGCCTGGGCGCCGCCACCGCCGAAGCACTCGCCGACCGCGGGGCCGACGTGGCCATCAGTTACGTCGCCTCCGATGCCAAAGCACAGGCGGTGGTCGAGCGACTGAAGGCCAAAGGCGTCCGCGGGTTGGCGGTCAAGAGCGATCAGGCCGACGTGACCGCCGCCAAGCCCCTCGTCGACGCCGTGATCGACCACTTCGGCAGGCTCGACATCCTGGTGAACAACGCCGCAATCGCCGTGCAGGGCAAGACTGTTGACGATCCGACGCTCGACGCCGAGGAGTTCGACCGGCAGTGGCACGTCAACGTCCTCGGTACCGTGGCGGTCACGCGTGCCGCCGCGCAGAAACTGTCCGACGGCGGTCGCATCGTCTTCATCGGAACCGGCTTCGGCACCCGCGTCGCGTTTCCCGGCGTGGCGGACTACGCCGGCACCAAGGCCGCAATCCTCGGCTACGCCAAGGGCGTTGGGCGTGACCTGGGCCCGCGCAACATCACCGTCAACGTCGTCCAGCCGGGCATCATGCCGACCGACATGGCCAGCGAGGCCGCCGCCAATCTGCCCGACGCGGTCATGGACCTGCACGCGATCCGGCGCATCGCGACCGTCGAGGAGGTGGCGGCGTCGGTCTGCTTCCTCGCCGGGCCCGACGCCGGCTACATCACCGGCACCGTGCTGGAGGTCAGCGGCGGCTACCAGATCTGA
- a CDS encoding Nramp family divalent metal transporter, whose amino-acid sequence MLEDTKVRARPSWLLLGPAFVAAIAYVDPGNVAANVSAGAQYGFLLVWVIVVANVMAGLVQYLSAKLGLVTGRSLPEAVADHTRTPTRVAFWLQAELVAMATDLAEVVGGAIALYLLFDLPLLVGGLITGVVSLLLLAVQNRRGQRVFERVITGLLMVIAIGFLTSLFVKTPPAAAVADGLIPRFDGAESILLATAMLGATVMPHAVYLHSGLARDRHGHAEGPRLRMLLRVTRFDVGLAMLVAGAVNMAMLLVAATNLQGRGDTDSIEGAHAAVSDALGPTVALLFAIGLLASGLASTSVGAYAGAMIMQGLLKKSYPLLLRRLVTLVPALLVLAIGVDPSRALVLSQVVLSFGIPFALIPLVRLTSDKALMGGDANHRVTTAFGWGVAGLISVLNVVLIYLTVNG is encoded by the coding sequence GTGCTCGAGGACACGAAGGTGCGCGCGCGGCCGAGCTGGCTGCTGCTCGGGCCTGCGTTCGTGGCGGCGATCGCCTACGTCGATCCGGGCAACGTCGCCGCGAACGTCAGCGCAGGCGCGCAGTACGGCTTCCTGCTGGTGTGGGTGATCGTCGTCGCCAATGTCATGGCGGGCCTGGTGCAGTACCTCTCGGCCAAACTGGGACTCGTCACCGGCCGCTCACTGCCGGAGGCAGTCGCCGACCACACCCGCACGCCCACGCGCGTCGCCTTCTGGCTGCAAGCCGAATTGGTCGCGATGGCAACGGATCTCGCCGAGGTGGTGGGTGGCGCCATCGCGCTGTACCTATTGTTCGACCTACCGCTGCTGGTCGGCGGGCTCATCACCGGCGTGGTGTCGCTGCTTCTACTGGCGGTGCAGAACCGTCGTGGACAGCGGGTGTTCGAGCGCGTGATCACAGGCCTGCTCATGGTCATCGCGATCGGCTTCCTCACCAGTCTGTTCGTCAAGACGCCGCCCGCCGCCGCGGTCGCCGACGGCCTGATCCCGCGCTTCGACGGCGCCGAGAGCATCCTGCTCGCGACGGCCATGCTGGGCGCCACGGTCATGCCGCACGCGGTGTACCTGCACTCGGGGCTGGCACGCGATCGCCACGGCCACGCAGAGGGTCCGCGCCTGCGGATGCTGTTGCGCGTCACCAGGTTCGACGTGGGTCTGGCGATGCTGGTCGCGGGCGCGGTGAACATGGCGATGCTGCTGGTCGCTGCCACCAATCTGCAGGGCCGCGGCGACACCGACTCCATCGAGGGCGCGCACGCCGCGGTTTCCGATGCGCTGGGGCCCACCGTCGCGTTGCTGTTCGCGATCGGCCTGCTGGCCTCGGGTCTGGCGTCGACGTCGGTGGGCGCGTACGCGGGCGCGATGATCATGCAGGGCCTGCTGAAGAAGTCCTATCCGCTGCTGCTGCGCCGGTTGGTGACGTTGGTACCCGCACTGCTGGTCCTCGCGATCGGCGTCGACCCCAGCCGGGCCCTGGTGTTGTCGCAGGTTGTACTGTCCTTCGGCATCCCGTTCGCGCTCATCCCCCTGGTCCGGCTGACCAGCGACAAAGCCCTCATGGGCGGCGACGCCAACCACCGCGTGACCACCGCTTTTGGCTGGGGAGTTGCCGGACTGATTAGTGTCTTGAACGTGGTGCTGATCTATCTGACCGTCAACGGGTGA
- a CDS encoding poly-gamma-glutamate hydrolase family protein → MRHAYFAYGSNLCVTQMAQRCPDAVDPIPARLDDHDWLINQRGVATVEPFTGGQVHGVLWQVSDHDLNALDSAEGVPVRYRRDRLIVHTAGGPAAAWVYIDHRVDPGPPRPGYLERILDGAMHHGLPQRWIEFLRRWDPMHWPQQTRSATSPAPQSLAELLADPAVRETSTLRSRFGFMAIHGGGLEQMTDVIAERAAAASDASVYVVRHPDRYPHHLPSARYLAAESQRLSEFLEHVDVVVSLHGYGRMGRGTQLLAGGRNRTLAEHVARHVEIPGYTVVTDLDAIPRELRGQHADNPANRVAGVQLELPSRVRGISPRSPLPGADGLSPVTSALIDGLAAAARSWTAIRR, encoded by the coding sequence ATGCGGCACGCGTACTTCGCCTACGGATCGAATCTGTGCGTGACGCAGATGGCCCAGCGCTGCCCCGACGCGGTCGACCCGATACCTGCCCGCCTCGACGACCATGACTGGCTTATCAACCAGCGCGGCGTGGCGACCGTCGAACCCTTCACCGGTGGGCAGGTGCACGGCGTGTTGTGGCAGGTGAGCGACCACGACCTGAACGCCCTGGACAGCGCTGAAGGTGTCCCGGTGCGGTACCGGCGCGACCGACTGATCGTGCACACCGCGGGCGGACCCGCCGCGGCCTGGGTCTACATCGACCACCGCGTCGATCCGGGGCCACCGAGGCCGGGTTACCTCGAACGCATTCTCGACGGCGCGATGCACCATGGGTTGCCGCAGCGGTGGATCGAGTTCCTGCGCCGCTGGGACCCGATGCACTGGCCGCAGCAGACACGGTCGGCGACATCGCCTGCCCCGCAGTCTCTCGCCGAACTGCTCGCCGATCCCGCGGTACGCGAGACCAGCACGCTGCGGTCGCGATTCGGCTTCATGGCCATCCACGGCGGCGGCCTCGAACAGATGACCGACGTGATCGCCGAACGTGCCGCCGCCGCGTCGGACGCTTCTGTGTATGTGGTGCGCCATCCCGACCGGTACCCGCACCATCTGCCCTCGGCGCGGTATCTGGCCGCTGAGTCACAACGACTTTCGGAATTCCTCGAACACGTCGACGTCGTGGTGAGCCTGCACGGGTACGGCCGCATGGGTCGCGGCACGCAACTGCTGGCCGGCGGACGCAACCGGACGCTGGCCGAACACGTTGCCCGCCATGTCGAAATCCCCGGCTATACCGTCGTCACCGATCTCGACGCGATCCCGCGGGAACTGCGCGGGCAACACGCCGACAACCCGGCCAACCGTGTCGCCGGTGTGCAACTCGAATTGCCGTCGCGCGTGCGCGGAATCAGTCCGCGCAGCCCGCTTCCAGGTGCGGACGGGTTGTCGCCGGTGACCTCGGCCTTGATCGACGGTCTCGCCGCCGCAGCGCGAAGTTGGACGGCTATTCGGCGATAG
- a CDS encoding glutamate--cysteine ligase 2, whose product MSNNPTFGVEEEFLLVDPRTGEPIARNKAVAETAAAKGVDLQLELTSCQVETATEVMDNSDDLRKALLRLRRVATDAAETNGARLLAAGLPPTVPHKFPITPTPRYRRIGHRFGMIAHEQGICGCHVHVEVPSRDAAIRVSNRLRPWLHLLLALTANSAIYRGSDSGYATFRSVLWARWPSAGPPPFFDSEAQYDATVAMLEDAGAALDDGMIYWDVRPSNKFPTVEVRVSDVPATVAETVLFATLVRAAVMTATEAEKNGEPVVPLTDYVLKAAYWKSARDGLDGRTIDLAESHAVAPTVELLTNFVEHLRPALEQLGEYDTVRGELARVIETGNGAMRQRRAFERRREAADVIDELAAATIAE is encoded by the coding sequence ATGAGCAACAATCCCACCTTCGGCGTCGAAGAAGAATTCCTCCTGGTCGATCCACGCACAGGAGAGCCCATCGCGCGCAACAAAGCCGTGGCCGAGACCGCTGCTGCCAAGGGCGTCGACCTCCAACTCGAGCTCACCAGCTGCCAGGTCGAGACCGCGACCGAGGTGATGGACAACAGCGACGATCTTCGTAAGGCCCTGCTGCGGTTACGCCGTGTCGCGACCGACGCCGCGGAGACCAACGGAGCCCGTCTGCTGGCCGCGGGTCTGCCGCCGACGGTGCCGCACAAATTCCCGATCACCCCGACGCCGAGATACCGCCGTATCGGTCACCGGTTCGGCATGATCGCCCACGAACAGGGGATCTGCGGCTGCCACGTGCACGTCGAGGTACCCAGCCGCGACGCCGCGATCCGGGTGAGCAACCGGCTGCGGCCATGGCTGCACCTGCTGCTGGCGCTCACCGCCAACTCGGCGATCTACCGCGGCTCCGACAGCGGCTACGCGACCTTCCGCAGTGTGTTGTGGGCGCGCTGGCCGAGTGCGGGCCCGCCGCCGTTCTTCGATTCGGAGGCCCAGTACGACGCCACCGTGGCCATGCTCGAAGACGCCGGCGCCGCGCTCGACGACGGCATGATCTACTGGGATGTGCGTCCCTCCAACAAGTTTCCGACGGTCGAGGTACGTGTTTCGGATGTTCCTGCGACGGTTGCGGAGACGGTGCTGTTCGCGACATTGGTCAGGGCCGCGGTGATGACGGCGACGGAGGCCGAGAAGAACGGCGAACCGGTTGTGCCACTGACCGATTACGTGTTGAAGGCCGCCTACTGGAAGTCCGCGCGCGACGGTCTGGACGGCCGCACCATCGACCTGGCGGAATCCCATGCTGTTGCACCGACTGTGGAACTGTTGACCAATTTCGTCGAGCACCTCCGTCCCGCACTGGAGCAACTCGGCGAATACGACACGGTCCGCGGCGAACTCGCGCGTGTCATCGAGACCGGCAACGGAGCGATGCGTCAGCGTCGCGCGTTCGAGCGCCGCCGCGAGGCCGCCGACGTCATCGACGAGTTGGCCGCCGCGACTATCGCCGAATAG
- a CDS encoding LLM class F420-dependent oxidoreductase, which produces MPKDFRFGVGVRTAETQAQVAATARRAEDLGYDVIVMPDHLGVPAPFPMLTAAACATRTIRVGTFVLNACFYKPALLAREVTTLRDLSGGRFEVGLGAGYVREEFEQAELPFPSARERIDYLRHTIDHLREHASDVPVMVAGNGDRLLTVAAQTADIVGLTGGDGVPDGDHDPLAERISFLRKAADGRDLELNITFTAIPAAGSEMPDLRLTRRFLGHLTDEQLLRHPGVLAGSASDMADRLRQLRDTYGVSYFIVQIPHIETFAKVIAELR; this is translated from the coding sequence ATGCCCAAGGATTTCCGGTTCGGTGTCGGAGTGCGCACCGCCGAGACCCAGGCCCAGGTCGCCGCCACCGCCCGCCGAGCCGAAGATCTCGGATACGACGTCATCGTGATGCCCGACCACCTTGGCGTCCCCGCCCCGTTTCCGATGCTGACGGCCGCCGCGTGCGCCACCCGCACCATCCGCGTCGGGACCTTCGTCCTCAACGCCTGCTTCTACAAACCGGCGCTGCTGGCTCGCGAGGTGACGACGTTGCGGGACCTGTCGGGCGGACGGTTCGAGGTGGGACTGGGAGCGGGGTACGTCCGCGAGGAGTTCGAACAGGCCGAACTACCTTTTCCCAGCGCCAGAGAGCGCATCGACTATCTGCGTCACACCATCGATCACCTGCGCGAGCACGCCTCCGACGTCCCGGTCATGGTCGCCGGGAACGGTGACCGACTGCTCACGGTGGCCGCGCAGACCGCCGACATCGTCGGCCTCACCGGCGGCGACGGCGTGCCCGACGGCGACCACGACCCGCTCGCCGAACGAATCTCTTTCTTGCGCAAGGCTGCCGACGGTCGCGATCTGGAACTCAACATCACGTTCACCGCGATACCCGCGGCCGGCTCCGAGATGCCCGACCTCAGGTTGACGCGACGCTTTCTCGGCCACCTCACCGACGAACAATTGCTGCGCCATCCGGGGGTGCTGGCCGGTTCCGCATCGGACATGGCCGACCGGCTGCGGCAGCTACGGGACACCTACGGCGTGAGCTACTTCATCGTGCAGATCCCACATATCGAGACGTTCGCGAAGGTGATCGCCGAACTTCGGTAG
- a CDS encoding glutamate synthase-related protein yields MTLESTARDVQLASLADLPDNTPFAANVAGVDLVLIRRGGDVKALYGRCAHRGVLLADGHIDGDTVVCDVHGWRYNVETGISPVNPAVALATFPVQIRDGAVYVDVSAISEFANANPQPYGDDGYQGRWATPANTAEEPFNTDIHELATHGLSRVGKHGPSAAMGVSRTELPSWDSIQLVTAQLARLPLLDQEPVSTETVIGPGAKRPLVLDIPLFVSDMSFGALSEEAKTALAAGAELAGTGICSGEGGMLPEEQQENSRYFYELASGRFGWSFEHLHKVQAFHFKGGQGAKTGTGGHLPGSKVVGKIADVRGLPPGTSAISPARFPDWTSLAEYRDFAAQVRDISGGIPVGYKLSAQHIERDLDAALEIGVDYVILDGRGGGTGSAPTIFRDNISVPTIPALARARRHLDRSESRITLAVTGGIRTPADMVKALALGADAIGVANSAIQAIGCVGMRACHTNACPAGIATQDPHLRARLPVRQAAERLNRYLRSAVDLMVVLARACGHHRLAEFTLDDLTTFDRDFAYLSGVPYGGVTPL; encoded by the coding sequence ATGACTTTGGAGTCGACAGCCCGCGACGTGCAGTTGGCGTCCCTGGCCGACCTGCCCGACAACACCCCGTTCGCCGCAAATGTCGCGGGCGTCGACCTCGTGCTCATCCGGCGCGGTGGGGACGTCAAAGCGTTGTACGGCCGCTGCGCACATCGCGGCGTCCTTCTCGCAGACGGGCACATCGACGGTGACACCGTCGTGTGCGACGTGCACGGCTGGCGGTACAACGTCGAGACCGGCATCTCACCGGTCAACCCCGCGGTCGCGTTGGCGACGTTTCCGGTCCAAATCCGTGACGGGGCCGTGTACGTCGACGTATCCGCGATCTCCGAATTCGCGAATGCCAATCCGCAACCGTATGGCGACGACGGTTACCAGGGCAGGTGGGCAACGCCGGCCAACACCGCGGAAGAGCCGTTCAACACCGACATCCATGAACTCGCCACACACGGACTGAGCAGGGTGGGCAAGCACGGGCCCTCGGCGGCAATGGGGGTATCACGCACCGAACTTCCCTCGTGGGATTCGATCCAGCTGGTGACCGCACAGTTGGCGCGGCTACCGCTGCTCGACCAGGAGCCCGTCAGCACCGAGACCGTCATCGGCCCCGGGGCCAAACGCCCACTGGTCCTCGACATTCCGCTGTTCGTCAGTGACATGAGTTTCGGTGCGCTGTCCGAGGAGGCCAAGACGGCGCTCGCAGCGGGGGCCGAACTCGCCGGCACCGGAATCTGCTCCGGCGAGGGCGGCATGCTCCCCGAAGAGCAACAAGAGAATTCGCGGTACTTCTACGAACTCGCATCCGGCCGGTTCGGGTGGAGCTTCGAACACCTCCACAAAGTTCAGGCATTCCACTTCAAGGGCGGACAGGGCGCCAAAACCGGTACCGGCGGGCATCTTCCGGGCAGCAAAGTGGTGGGAAAGATCGCTGACGTGCGCGGCTTACCACCCGGTACATCGGCGATCTCCCCGGCCCGGTTTCCGGACTGGACGTCTCTGGCCGAGTACCGCGACTTCGCCGCGCAGGTCCGCGACATCTCAGGCGGAATTCCGGTGGGCTACAAGCTCAGTGCCCAACACATCGAGCGCGATCTGGACGCCGCTCTTGAGATCGGCGTCGACTACGTCATCCTCGACGGCCGCGGCGGCGGCACGGGCTCAGCGCCGACGATCTTCCGCGACAACATCTCCGTACCCACCATTCCGGCGCTGGCCCGGGCCCGGCGACACCTCGACCGCAGCGAGAGTCGGATCACCCTGGCCGTCACAGGCGGCATCCGCACCCCCGCGGACATGGTCAAGGCGCTGGCGTTGGGGGCTGACGCGATCGGCGTGGCGAACAGCGCGATTCAAGCCATCGGCTGCGTCGGCATGCGCGCCTGCCACACCAACGCCTGCCCCGCAGGCATCGCCACCCAGGACCCGCACCTGCGCGCCCGCCTGCCGGTGCGGCAGGCCGCCGAACGCCTGAACCGGTACCTGCGTTCGGCGGTGGACCTGATGGTGGTGCTCGCGCGCGCCTGCGGACACCACCGTCTTGCCGAATTCACGCTCGATGATCTGACGACGTTCGACCGCGACTTCGCATACCTCAGCGGGGTCCCGTACGGAGGAGTGACACCGCTGTGA
- a CDS encoding MarR family winged helix-turn-helix transcriptional regulator — translation MEGVEWLSAAEYEMWRGYLDSTRLLLRALDRQLEVDAGISFADFEVLALLSEAPERRLRMSEIADAAMTTRSGVTRAVNRLADAGWLRRVECDEDKRGWYAELTEAGFAKVRSSAPVHVAAVRRNVFDLLSPRDIRLFTHAYSEIRAHLLNEADDQP, via the coding sequence ATGGAAGGGGTGGAATGGCTCAGTGCCGCTGAGTACGAGATGTGGCGTGGATATCTCGACAGCACTCGGCTGCTGTTGCGGGCACTGGACCGTCAGCTGGAGGTCGACGCCGGAATCTCTTTCGCAGATTTCGAAGTGCTGGCGCTGTTGTCCGAGGCGCCCGAGCGTCGACTGCGGATGAGTGAGATCGCCGACGCCGCGATGACGACCCGCAGCGGCGTGACGCGGGCGGTGAACCGGCTGGCGGACGCCGGGTGGTTGCGCCGCGTCGAATGCGATGAAGACAAGAGAGGCTGGTACGCCGAGCTCACCGAAGCCGGGTTCGCGAAAGTCCGGTCGTCCGCGCCGGTGCATGTGGCGGCCGTGCGACGCAACGTGTTCGACCTGCTCAGCCCGCGCGACATCAGGCTGTTCACGCACGCCTACTCCGAGATCCGTGCCCACCTACTGAACGAGGCCGACGACCAACCCTGA
- a CDS encoding thiamine pyrophosphate-dependent enzyme, giving the protein MTVEEAGQELEWHRVADHDELDEGQVSACPAGRKTVALTKLNGRYGAIDNRCPHQGGPLGQGTLENDKIRCPWHGFDFDPFTGEAAGGPDFNVTTYPVDVRDDGIYVGAPPPAPAARTVSDVLVETMTNWGVDTVFGMVGHSNLGLAEAMHRAENAGKLRYFGIRHEGAAAFAASAYGKLTGRPAACFGIAGPGSTNLLTGLYDAKADRAPVLALSGNVESAVAGKGAFQDIDLLAAFADVAVYSEMVRDGSEHAELMTMALKHAILERGVAHLVVPDEVQVIQSDRRSSGPEGRMPDLRVAPPSTPLERALDRIAAATRPAVIVGAGAKFDMAAIVALAERLHAPVLTTFKAKGQIADDHPLACGALGRSGTPVASWMMNKADLLVVFGASFSNHTGISPYKPVIQVDTDPLVLGRFNPVAVPVLGDVGVTASALTQRLRTHPDLVDQRAEIAERWSVWRTEKARRATKQPGGRIAAATVFDELGRLVPAGAVLTVDVGNHAYSFGRYFETKDEQTVLMSGYLGSIGFGFPAAMGAWAAAPDRPIVAVTGDGGFGQYLADFTTAVKYGMNITHILLNNGELGKITQEQRSSEYEVWQTSLLNPDFAAYARDCGAYGNQVISHTELGTVIAEALAHPGPALVEIITDAWSN; this is encoded by the coding sequence GTGACTGTTGAGGAAGCCGGCCAGGAACTCGAGTGGCACAGGGTCGCCGACCACGATGAACTCGATGAAGGTCAGGTGTCCGCGTGCCCCGCTGGACGAAAGACGGTGGCGCTGACGAAGCTCAACGGCCGGTACGGCGCCATCGACAACCGCTGTCCGCATCAAGGCGGACCGCTCGGACAGGGGACGCTCGAGAACGACAAAATCCGTTGCCCGTGGCACGGTTTCGACTTCGACCCGTTCACAGGCGAGGCCGCGGGTGGTCCGGACTTCAACGTCACGACGTATCCGGTCGACGTCCGGGACGATGGGATCTATGTCGGCGCGCCGCCGCCAGCACCTGCCGCGCGCACCGTCAGCGACGTCTTGGTCGAGACGATGACCAACTGGGGTGTCGACACGGTTTTCGGAATGGTCGGTCACTCCAACCTGGGGCTCGCCGAAGCCATGCACCGCGCCGAGAACGCGGGGAAGCTGCGGTATTTCGGCATCCGACATGAAGGCGCGGCCGCGTTCGCGGCGTCGGCCTACGGCAAGCTCACCGGCCGGCCGGCGGCCTGCTTCGGCATTGCCGGGCCCGGTTCGACGAACCTGCTCACCGGGCTGTACGACGCCAAAGCCGACCGGGCACCCGTGTTGGCCCTGTCCGGAAACGTCGAATCCGCGGTCGCGGGCAAAGGCGCCTTCCAGGACATCGACCTCCTGGCGGCCTTCGCCGACGTCGCGGTCTACTCGGAGATGGTGCGCGACGGCTCCGAACATGCCGAGCTGATGACCATGGCGCTCAAGCACGCCATCCTCGAACGCGGCGTCGCCCACCTGGTGGTGCCCGACGAAGTGCAGGTCATCCAGTCCGACCGACGGTCGTCCGGGCCCGAGGGCCGGATGCCCGACCTGCGGGTGGCGCCCCCGTCGACACCACTGGAGCGGGCACTCGACCGCATCGCAGCGGCAACTCGCCCGGCGGTCATCGTCGGTGCCGGTGCGAAATTCGACATGGCGGCCATCGTCGCGCTGGCCGAGCGCCTCCACGCCCCGGTGCTCACCACCTTCAAGGCCAAAGGCCAGATCGCGGATGATCATCCGCTGGCGTGCGGTGCGCTGGGCCGATCCGGGACCCCGGTTGCGTCGTGGATGATGAACAAGGCCGATCTGCTGGTGGTGTTCGGGGCGTCGTTCTCCAATCACACGGGCATATCGCCGTACAAGCCGGTCATCCAGGTCGATACCGACCCGCTGGTGCTTGGCCGGTTCAACCCCGTGGCTGTGCCGGTGCTCGGTGACGTGGGCGTGACCGCGTCGGCCCTGACACAGCGTCTGCGCACGCATCCGGATCTGGTCGACCAACGCGCCGAGATCGCTGAGCGGTGGTCGGTGTGGCGGACCGAGAAGGCCCGGCGGGCCACCAAGCAGCCCGGTGGGCGGATCGCTGCCGCGACAGTCTTCGACGAACTCGGCCGCCTCGTGCCGGCCGGCGCCGTGCTCACGGTTGACGTGGGCAACCACGCCTACTCGTTCGGGCGGTACTTCGAGACCAAAGACGAACAGACCGTGCTGATGTCGGGCTACCTCGGCTCCATCGGTTTCGGTTTCCCCGCCGCGATGGGGGCGTGGGCTGCCGCGCCCGATCGACCGATCGTTGCCGTGACCGGCGACGGTGGGTTCGGCCAATACCTCGCCGATTTCACGACCGCGGTCAAGTACGGCATGAACATCACCCACATCCTGTTGAACAACGGCGAGCTCGGCAAGATCACCCAGGAGCAACGCAGTTCTGAATACGAGGTGTGGCAGACCTCGCTGCTCAATCCGGACTTCGCCGCGTATGCGCGGGATTGCGGCGCGTACGGGAACCAGGTCATCAGCCACACCGAACTGGGTACCGTCATCGCCGAGGCGCTCGCCCACCCTGGTCCGGCGTTGGTCGAGATAATCACCGACGCTTGGTCGAACTAG
- a CDS encoding TetR/AcrR family transcriptional regulator: MGRHREFDVDKALDAALCVFWRKGYEGASYSDLTQATGVERPALYSAFGNKEALFLRALDRYYERYMDFIPVALEQPTSREVAEHLLRSAADLNTRYPDHTGCLGVQGCLVGTDDSEPIRRALVDARASGEASLRARFEDAHATGDLPKSANPAALAAFLMTVLHGMAVQAKAGFSRETLDAIIDQALSSWPTPDRGSAGKATRKR, translated from the coding sequence GTGGGACGTCATCGCGAGTTCGATGTGGACAAGGCGCTGGACGCTGCGCTGTGTGTGTTCTGGCGCAAAGGGTACGAAGGCGCGTCGTACAGCGATCTGACGCAGGCCACCGGTGTCGAGCGGCCGGCGCTGTACTCGGCGTTCGGCAACAAAGAGGCACTGTTCCTGCGTGCGCTCGATCGCTACTACGAGCGCTACATGGACTTCATCCCCGTCGCGCTCGAACAGCCGACGTCACGCGAGGTCGCCGAACACCTCCTGCGGTCCGCCGCCGACCTCAACACCCGCTACCCGGACCACACGGGCTGCCTCGGTGTACAGGGCTGCCTCGTCGGCACCGACGACTCCGAGCCGATCCGGCGCGCGCTGGTCGACGCCCGAGCGTCCGGCGAGGCCTCCCTGCGGGCACGCTTCGAGGACGCTCACGCGACGGGCGACCTGCCGAAATCCGCCAACCCGGCAGCGCTGGCGGCGTTCCTCATGACCGTGCTGCACGGGATGGCCGTCCAGGCCAAGGCCGGGTTCAGCAGGGAAACCCTCGACGCGATCATCGACCAGGCGTTGTCGAGCTGGCCCACACCGGACCGCGGGTCTGCGGGGAAGGCCACGCGCAAGCGCTGA